From the genome of Pseudomonas yamanorum, one region includes:
- the rplU gene encoding 50S ribosomal protein L21 — MSYAVIVTGGKQYKVAPGEYLKIEKLEIATGESVTFDRVLLVANGDDVNIGAPVVAGATVVAEVISQGRHDKVRIIKFRRRKHHMKRMGHRQWYTEIKITGIQA, encoded by the coding sequence ATGTCGTACGCAGTAATTGTTACTGGTGGCAAGCAATACAAGGTCGCCCCAGGTGAATACCTGAAGATCGAGAAGCTGGAAATCGCTACTGGCGAATCCGTCACTTTTGATCGCGTTCTGTTGGTCGCCAATGGCGATGACGTGAACATCGGCGCTCCAGTTGTTGCAGGCGCTACCGTTGTGGCTGAAGTGATCTCCCAAGGTCGTCACGATAAAGTCCGCATCATCAAGTTCCGTCGTCGTAAGCACCACATGAAGCGTATGGGCCACCGCCAGTGGTACACCGAGATCAAAATCACCGGTATTCAGGCTTAA
- a CDS encoding PA4570 family protein — protein MTYLIDAWLDRPHPYLRILHRETGEVCAVLEEEALSELQDQGDLDVNGLSSSEPGVLKEVVRNLFLFCYARALRPVTDLNGKFHP, from the coding sequence ATGACTTATTTGATCGATGCCTGGCTGGACCGTCCACACCCTTACCTGCGAATCCTCCATCGGGAAACCGGTGAAGTCTGCGCGGTGCTGGAAGAAGAAGCGTTGAGCGAACTGCAGGATCAGGGCGACCTGGACGTCAATGGCCTGAGTTCCAGTGAACCTGGTGTGCTGAAGGAAGTGGTGAGAAATCTGTTTCTGTTCTGCTATGCCCGGGCGTTGCGCCCAGTGACGGATCTCAATGGCAAGTTTCATCCATGA
- the cgtA gene encoding Obg family GTPase CgtA, whose protein sequence is MKFVDEVSIRVKAGDGGNGCMSFRREKFIENGGPNGGDGGDGGSVYMIADENLNTLVDYRYTRHFDAERGSNGGSTDCTGKKGEELVLRVPVGTTVIDSATQEVIGDLTKAGQRLLVAHGGWHGLGNTRFKSSTNRAPRQTTPGKPGEQRDLKLEMKVLADVGLLGLPNAGKSTFIRSVSAAKPKVADYPFTTLVPNLGVVSVDRWKSFVVADIPGLIEGASDGAGLGIRFLKHLSRTRLLLHLVDMAPLDDTSAPDAAEVIVSELTKFSPSLAERDRWLVLNKCDQILEEEHEERVKEIVDRLEWTGPVYVISAIAKEGTERLTRDIMRYLEDRADRLAADPVYKAELAELDQRIEDEARAQLQALDDQRALRRSGVKSVHDIGDDDWDEEDVDDEDGPEIIYVRD, encoded by the coding sequence ATGAAGTTTGTTGATGAAGTTTCGATCCGAGTAAAAGCTGGCGACGGCGGTAACGGTTGCATGAGTTTCCGTCGGGAAAAATTCATCGAAAACGGTGGTCCTAACGGTGGTGATGGTGGTGATGGCGGCTCGGTCTACATGATCGCCGACGAAAACCTCAACACCCTGGTGGACTACCGTTACACCCGGCACTTTGATGCCGAGCGTGGCTCCAACGGCGGCAGCACCGACTGCACCGGTAAAAAAGGCGAAGAGCTGGTACTGCGGGTTCCGGTCGGCACCACCGTGATCGACTCCGCAACCCAGGAAGTCATCGGCGACCTGACCAAAGCCGGTCAGCGCCTGCTGGTGGCTCATGGCGGCTGGCACGGCCTGGGCAACACCCGTTTCAAATCCAGTACCAACCGTGCGCCACGCCAGACCACGCCGGGCAAGCCTGGCGAACAGCGTGACCTCAAGCTGGAAATGAAGGTGTTGGCTGACGTGGGCCTGTTGGGCTTGCCGAACGCCGGCAAAAGTACGTTCATTCGCTCGGTATCTGCTGCCAAGCCGAAAGTCGCCGATTACCCGTTCACCACCTTGGTGCCAAACCTGGGTGTGGTCAGTGTCGACCGCTGGAAGAGCTTCGTGGTTGCTGACATTCCGGGCCTGATCGAAGGTGCTTCCGACGGCGCGGGCCTGGGGATTCGTTTCCTCAAGCACTTGTCCCGTACCCGTTTGCTGCTGCACCTCGTTGACATGGCGCCGCTGGATGACACCAGTGCGCCGGACGCCGCTGAAGTGATTGTCAGCGAGCTGACCAAGTTCAGCCCGTCCCTGGCAGAGCGTGATCGTTGGTTGGTGCTGAACAAGTGCGATCAGATCCTTGAGGAAGAGCACGAAGAGCGCGTCAAGGAAATCGTTGATCGCCTGGAATGGACGGGGCCTGTGTACGTGATCTCGGCCATTGCCAAAGAAGGCACTGAGCGCCTGACTCGCGACATCATGCGTTACCTCGAGGATCGTGCTGACCGCTTGGCCGCCGACCCTGTCTACAAGGCAGAGCTGGCCGAGCTGGATCAGCGTATCGAAGACGAAGCCCGTGCCCAGCTGCAGGCGCTGGATGACCAGCGTGCCCTGCGTCGCAGTGGCGTCAAGTCGGTCCATGACATCGGTGACGACGATTGGGACGAAGAAGACGTGGATGATGAAGATGGTCCGGAAATCATTTACGTGCGCGACTGA
- the proB gene encoding glutamate 5-kinase produces the protein MRSKVTGAQRWVVKIGSALLTADGKGLDRAAMSVWVDQMVALHEAGVELVLVSSGAVAAGMSRLGWTARPSAMHELQAAAAIGQMGLVQAWESSFAEHGRHTAQILLTHDDLSDRKRYLNARSTLRALVELKVIPVINENDTVVTDEIRFGDNDTLAALVANLVEADLLVILTDRDGMFDADPRNNPEAQLIYEARADDPALDAVAGSVGGALGRGGMQTKLRAARLAARSGAHTIIVGGRIERVLDRLKAGERIGTLLSPERGMLAARKQWLAGHLQTRGTLVLDAGAVSALSQGNKSLLPVGVKLVQGSFRRGEMVVCVAPDGREIARGLANYSALEAQKIIGQSSDAIVGLLGYMAEPELVHRDNLILV, from the coding sequence ATGCGGAGCAAGGTGACAGGTGCGCAGCGTTGGGTCGTTAAGATCGGTAGCGCGCTGCTGACGGCGGATGGCAAGGGGCTGGATCGTGCGGCCATGAGCGTCTGGGTGGACCAGATGGTGGCCTTGCATGAGGCTGGAGTCGAGTTGGTGCTGGTGTCGTCCGGGGCGGTTGCCGCCGGTATGAGCCGCCTTGGCTGGACCGCGCGACCCAGCGCGATGCACGAGTTGCAAGCCGCTGCCGCCATTGGTCAGATGGGCCTGGTGCAGGCCTGGGAGTCCAGCTTTGCCGAGCACGGTCGCCATACGGCGCAGATTCTGCTGACCCATGACGACTTGTCCGACCGCAAGCGCTACCTGAATGCTCGTAGTACGCTGCGCGCCTTGGTTGAACTCAAAGTGATCCCGGTGATCAACGAGAATGACACCGTGGTGACTGACGAGATTCGCTTTGGCGACAACGACACCCTGGCGGCCCTGGTGGCTAACCTGGTTGAGGCCGATTTGCTGGTGATTCTCACGGATCGCGACGGCATGTTCGACGCTGATCCGCGCAATAACCCTGAGGCGCAGCTGATTTACGAGGCGCGTGCCGATGATCCGGCGCTGGATGCGGTGGCTGGCAGTGTCGGTGGTGCCCTGGGGCGTGGTGGTATGCAGACCAAGCTGCGTGCGGCACGGCTGGCAGCGCGTTCCGGCGCGCATACCATCATCGTCGGTGGCCGGATTGAGCGGGTGCTGGATCGCCTCAAGGCGGGCGAGCGCATCGGTACGCTGCTGTCGCCTGAGCGTGGCATGCTGGCGGCGCGCAAGCAGTGGCTGGCAGGGCATCTTCAGACGCGCGGTACCCTGGTGTTGGATGCCGGTGCGGTTTCAGCGTTGTCCCAAGGCAACAAAAGCTTGCTGCCGGTGGGTGTAAAACTGGTCCAGGGCAGCTTCCGCCGTGGCGAAATGGTGGTGTGTGTGGCGCCGGACGGTCGCGAGATTGCCCGTGGCCTGGCCAACTACAGTGCCCTTGAGGCGCAGAAAATCATCGGGCAATCGTCTGATGCGATTGTCGGTCTGTTGGGTTACATGGCTGAGCCGGAGCTGGTTCACCGGGATAACCTGATTCTGGTTTAA
- a CDS encoding polyprenyl synthetase family protein gives MQPQAFYRAVADDFSAVDGIIKKQLTSKVPLVSKIGDYITSAGGKRLRPLLVLLCGKALGREGDDLRLLAATIEFLHTATLLHDDVVDMSGMRRGRETANAMWGNAPSVLVGDFLYSRSFEMMVELGSMPVMKILSQATRIIAEGEVLQLSKVRDASTTEETYMEVIRGKTAMLFEASTHSAAALCEATPEQSEALRTFGDHLGVAFQLVDDLLDYRGDAETLGKNVGDDLAEGKPTLPLIYTMREGTPEQAALVRKAIQKGGIEDLESIREAVEASGSLEYTAQLARDYVARAIQCLEALPASEYRDALVELSEFAVARTH, from the coding sequence ATGCAACCCCAAGCTTTCTACCGCGCGGTGGCGGACGATTTTAGCGCCGTCGACGGCATCATCAAGAAGCAGCTGACTTCTAAAGTGCCGCTGGTCTCCAAAATTGGCGACTACATTACGTCGGCCGGCGGTAAACGCCTGCGTCCTTTATTAGTGTTGCTGTGTGGCAAGGCCCTGGGCCGTGAAGGCGATGATCTGCGCCTGCTGGCCGCGACCATCGAGTTCCTGCACACCGCCACCCTTCTGCATGACGACGTGGTCGACATGTCCGGCATGCGCCGTGGTCGCGAGACGGCCAACGCGATGTGGGGCAACGCGCCGAGCGTACTCGTGGGCGACTTCCTGTACTCGCGCTCGTTCGAAATGATGGTCGAACTGGGCTCGATGCCGGTGATGAAGATTCTTTCACAGGCCACGCGCATCATCGCCGAAGGCGAAGTGTTGCAACTGTCGAAGGTTCGCGACGCCAGCACCACCGAAGAAACCTACATGGAAGTGATTCGCGGCAAAACCGCGATGCTCTTCGAAGCCTCGACTCACAGCGCTGCCGCCCTGTGCGAAGCGACGCCCGAGCAGAGCGAAGCCCTGCGCACCTTTGGCGATCACTTGGGCGTGGCCTTCCAGTTGGTAGACGACCTGCTGGATTACCGCGGCGACGCCGAAACCCTGGGCAAGAACGTCGGTGACGACCTGGCCGAGGGCAAGCCGACCTTGCCGCTGATCTACACCATGCGCGAAGGTACGCCGGAACAGGCCGCCCTGGTGCGAAAGGCGATCCAGAAAGGCGGGATCGAAGACCTGGAAAGCATCCGCGAAGCCGTGGAAGCTTCGGGCTCCCTCGAATACACCGCGCAACTGGCCCGTGACTACGTCGCTCGTGCCATCCAATGCCTGGAAGCCCTTCCAGCCAGCGAATACCGGGACGCCCTGGTTGAGCTGAGTGAGTTCGCGGTCGCCCGTACTCACTGA
- a CDS encoding CreA family protein yields MRVMKGLLGLLLAMPLLASAEEIGQVSTVFKFVGPNDRIVVEAFDDPKVDGVTCYLSRAKTGGVKGGLGLAEDRAEASIACRQVGAIHFKGELKDGDEVFKERTSLVFKTMQVVRFLDKKRNTLVYLVYSDRLIEGSPQNAVTAIPILPWPTAQ; encoded by the coding sequence ATGCGCGTGATGAAGGGGTTGCTCGGTTTACTGCTGGCGATGCCGTTGCTGGCATCGGCCGAAGAGATTGGCCAGGTGTCGACGGTGTTCAAGTTTGTCGGCCCCAATGACCGGATTGTGGTCGAGGCTTTTGATGACCCGAAGGTGGATGGCGTGACGTGCTACCTGTCCCGTGCCAAGACGGGTGGGGTGAAAGGTGGCCTGGGGTTGGCTGAGGATCGCGCTGAGGCGTCGATTGCTTGTCGTCAGGTGGGCGCGATTCACTTCAAGGGTGAGCTGAAGGACGGGGATGAGGTGTTCAAGGAGCGCACGTCTCTGGTGTTCAAGACCATGCAGGTGGTGCGTTTCCTCGACAAGAAGCGCAATACCCTGGTGTATCTGGTCTACAGCGATCGCTTGATCGAAGGCAGTCCGCAGAACGCGGTGACGGCGATTCCGATCTTGCCGTGGCCTACTGCGCAGTAA
- the rpsT gene encoding 30S ribosomal protein S20, with protein MANTPSAKKRAKQAEKRRSHNASLRSMVRTYIKNVVKAIDAKDAEKAQAAYVLAVPVIDRMADKGIIHKNKAARHKGRLNGHIKALNLAAAA; from the coding sequence GTGGCCAACACACCTTCCGCCAAAAAACGTGCAAAACAGGCTGAGAAGCGTCGCAGCCACAACGCCAGCCTGCGTTCCATGGTTCGTACCTACATCAAGAATGTAGTTAAAGCCATTGACGCAAAAGACGCTGAAAAAGCTCAAGCTGCTTACGTTCTGGCTGTGCCAGTTATCGACCGCATGGCCGATAAAGGCATCATCCACAAGAACAAAGCTGCTCGCCATAAAGGTCGTCTGAATGGCCACATCAAGGCTCTGAACCTTGCTGCTGCAGCCTAA
- the ribF gene encoding bifunctional riboflavin kinase/FAD synthetase: MQLVRGLHNLRPQHRGCVATIGNFDGVHRGHQAILARLRERAVELGVPSCVVIFEPQPREFFTPETAPARLARLRDKLQLLAEEGVDRVLCLAFNQRLRSLSAAEFVDRILVDGLGVQHLEVGDDFRFGCDRVGDFDFLQQAGVTQGFTVEAAQTVEMDGLRVSSTQVRNALAAADFALAERLLGRPFRIAGRVLHGQKLARQLGTPTANVQLKRRRVPLTGVYLVSVDIDGQSWPGVANIGVRPTVAGDGKAHLEVHLLDFAGDLYDRRLTVAFHQKLREEQRFASLEALKTAINADVAAARALAAPSAHR, from the coding sequence ATGCAGCTGGTTCGAGGTCTCCACAACCTGCGCCCCCAGCATCGGGGCTGCGTCGCCACTATTGGCAACTTTGACGGTGTTCACCGTGGCCACCAGGCTATCCTGGCCCGCCTGCGTGAGCGTGCGGTTGAGTTGGGCGTGCCCAGCTGCGTGGTGATTTTTGAACCACAGCCCCGTGAATTCTTTACCCCGGAGACGGCGCCGGCGCGTCTGGCCCGACTTCGGGACAAGCTGCAATTGCTGGCTGAAGAAGGCGTGGACCGTGTCCTCTGCCTGGCTTTCAACCAGCGCTTGCGCAGCCTCAGCGCCGCCGAGTTTGTCGACCGTATCCTGGTGGATGGCCTGGGCGTGCAGCACCTGGAGGTCGGCGACGACTTCCGTTTCGGTTGCGACCGGGTAGGGGATTTCGATTTCCTGCAACAGGCCGGTGTTACCCAGGGTTTTACCGTCGAAGCCGCGCAAACCGTCGAAATGGACGGCCTGCGCGTGAGCAGTACCCAGGTGCGTAACGCCCTGGCCGCTGCCGACTTCGCCTTGGCCGAGCGTTTGCTCGGTCGCCCGTTCCGGATTGCCGGGCGGGTCCTGCACGGCCAGAAGCTGGCGCGCCAACTGGGCACGCCAACCGCCAACGTGCAGCTCAAGCGCCGTCGTGTGCCACTGACCGGGGTTTACCTGGTGAGTGTCGACATCGACGGCCAATCGTGGCCCGGAGTCGCCAATATAGGCGTCAGGCCCACGGTTGCAGGTGATGGCAAAGCCCACCTGGAAGTTCACCTTTTGGATTTTGCCGGTGATTTGTATGACCGGCGTTTGACGGTGGCTTTCCACCAAAAGCTGCGTGAAGAGCAGCGTTTCGCCTCCCTGGAGGCGTTGAAAACGGCGATCAATGCGGATGTCGCCGCCGCCCGTGCACTAGCCGCACCTAGCGCCCATCGCTAA
- a CDS encoding FKBP-type peptidyl-prolyl cis-trans isomerase, which yields MSEVNLSTDETRVSYGIGRQLGDQLRDNPPPGVSLDAILAGLTDAFAGKPSRVDQEQMAASFKVIREIMQAEAAAKAEAAAGEGLAFLAENAKRDGITTLASGLQFEVLTAGDGAKPTREDQVRTHYHGTLIDGTVFDSSYERGQPAEFPVGGVIAGWTEALQLMNAGSKWRLYVPSELAYGAQGVGSIPPHSVLVFDVELLDVL from the coding sequence ATGTCCGAAGTTAATCTGTCCACCGACGAAACCCGCGTGAGCTACGGCATTGGCCGTCAGTTGGGCGACCAGCTGCGCGACAACCCGCCACCGGGCGTCAGCCTGGACGCGATCCTGGCTGGCCTGACCGACGCTTTCGCCGGCAAGCCTAGCCGTGTGGACCAAGAGCAAATGGCCGCAAGCTTCAAGGTCATCCGCGAAATCATGCAAGCCGAAGCCGCTGCAAAGGCTGAAGCGGCTGCTGGCGAAGGCCTGGCTTTCCTGGCTGAAAACGCCAAGCGTGACGGTATTACCACCCTGGCTTCCGGCCTGCAATTTGAAGTGCTGACTGCCGGTGACGGCGCCAAGCCGACCCGTGAAGATCAGGTGCGCACTCACTACCACGGCACCCTGATCGACGGCACTGTGTTCGACAGCTCCTACGAGCGCGGCCAGCCTGCAGAGTTTCCGGTTGGCGGCGTGATCGCCGGCTGGACCGAAGCCCTGCAACTGATGAATGCCGGCAGCAAATGGCGCCTGTACGTGCCGAGCGAACTGGCTTACGGTGCTCAAGGCGTTGGCAGCATCCCGCCGCACAGCGTTCTGGTGTTCGACGTCGAACTGCTCGACGTTCTGTAA
- the rpmA gene encoding 50S ribosomal protein L27, producing MAHKKAGGSTRNGRDSEAKRLGVKMYGGQVIIPGNIIVRQRGTQFHAGYGVGMGKDHTLFAKIDGVIKFEVKGAFNRRYVSIVPKTEVVAA from the coding sequence ATGGCACACAAAAAAGCTGGTGGTAGTACCCGTAACGGTCGCGACTCAGAAGCCAAACGCCTTGGCGTGAAGATGTATGGCGGCCAGGTTATCATTCCGGGCAACATCATCGTGCGTCAGCGCGGCACCCAATTCCACGCCGGTTACGGTGTTGGCATGGGTAAAGATCACACTCTGTTCGCTAAAATCGACGGCGTGATCAAGTTTGAAGTAAAAGGCGCTTTCAACCGCCGTTACGTGAGCATTGTCCCGAAGACTGAAGTCGTCGCGGCATAA
- a CDS encoding zinc ribbon domain-containing protein YjdM, which translates to MSTLPPCPKCNSEYTYEDGAQLICPECAHEWTVGGEAEAASDESVKKDSVGNVLQDGDTITVIKDLKVKGTSLVVKVGTKVKNIRLCDGDHDIDCKIDGIGPMKLKSEFVRKV; encoded by the coding sequence GTGAGCACGTTGCCACCCTGCCCGAAATGCAATTCCGAATACACCTACGAAGACGGCGCCCAGCTGATTTGCCCGGAATGCGCCCATGAGTGGACCGTCGGTGGCGAAGCCGAGGCTGCCAGCGATGAATCCGTAAAGAAAGACTCTGTGGGCAATGTCCTGCAGGACGGCGACACCATCACCGTGATCAAGGACCTCAAGGTCAAAGGCACATCACTGGTGGTCAAGGTCGGCACCAAGGTCAAGAACATCCGCCTGTGCGATGGCGACCATGATATCGACTGCAAGATCGACGGTATCGGCCCGATGAAACTCAAGTCCGAGTTCGTCCGCAAGGTCTGA
- the murJ gene encoding murein biosynthesis integral membrane protein MurJ has translation MNLLKSLAAVSSITMISRVLGFVRDTLLARIFGASMATDAFFIAFKLPNLLRRIFAEGAFSQAFVPILAEYKAQQGEEATRTFIAYVSGLLTLVLTLVTIAGMLAAPWVIWATAPGFANTPEKFALTTDLLRVTFPYILLISLSSLAGAILNTWNRFSVPAFVPTLLNVSMIIFALFLTPYFDPPVMALGWAVLAGGLAQLLYQLPHLKKIGMLVLPRLNLKDTGVWRVMRNMLPAILGVSVSQISLIINTAFASLLVSGSVSWMYYADRLMELPSGVLGVALGTILLPTLSRTYASKDRHEYSRILDWGLRLCFVLVLPCAVALGLLAEPLTVALFQYGQFTAFDASMTQRALIAYSVGLLGIIVIKVLAPGFYAQQNIRTPVKIAIFTLVVTQLLNLAFIGPLKHAGLALAISVGACINAGLLFYQLRKQKMFQPQAGWGSFGLKLVVAVGTMAAVLLGLMHFMPAWDQGHMLERFMRLGALVVAGVVVYFGMLLLMGFRLRDFNRKSLS, from the coding sequence ATGAATCTGCTCAAATCGTTGGCCGCTGTCAGCTCTATCACCATGATTTCCCGGGTCCTGGGGTTTGTGCGTGACACGCTGCTGGCACGCATTTTTGGCGCCAGCATGGCCACGGATGCCTTCTTTATTGCCTTTAAACTGCCCAATCTGCTGCGGCGGATCTTCGCCGAGGGGGCTTTTTCCCAGGCCTTCGTGCCGATTCTGGCGGAATACAAGGCGCAGCAAGGGGAGGAGGCAACCCGCACCTTTATTGCCTATGTTTCTGGTTTGCTGACGTTGGTGCTGACGTTGGTGACCATCGCCGGGATGCTTGCCGCGCCCTGGGTGATCTGGGCCACGGCCCCCGGTTTTGCCAATACACCGGAAAAATTCGCCCTGACCACTGACCTGTTGAGGGTGACCTTTCCTTATATATTGCTGATTTCCCTGTCGTCCCTGGCCGGGGCGATCCTCAATACCTGGAACCGTTTTTCGGTGCCGGCCTTCGTGCCGACCCTGCTTAACGTCAGCATGATTATTTTCGCGCTGTTCCTGACGCCGTATTTCGATCCGCCCGTGATGGCCCTGGGTTGGGCGGTCCTGGCCGGTGGCCTGGCGCAACTGCTGTACCAGCTGCCGCACCTGAAGAAGATCGGCATGCTCGTGCTGCCGCGCCTGAACCTTAAAGACACCGGGGTCTGGCGGGTGATGCGCAACATGCTGCCGGCAATCCTGGGGGTTTCCGTCAGCCAGATCTCGCTGATCATCAATACCGCCTTTGCCTCGTTGCTGGTCTCGGGCTCCGTATCGTGGATGTACTACGCCGACCGTCTGATGGAGCTGCCGTCCGGCGTACTGGGCGTGGCGCTCGGCACCATCCTGCTGCCAACGCTGTCCCGCACCTATGCCAGCAAAGACCGCCACGAGTACTCGCGGATTCTCGACTGGGGCCTGCGCCTGTGCTTCGTGCTGGTGCTGCCGTGCGCCGTGGCCTTGGGGTTGCTCGCTGAGCCGCTGACGGTTGCGCTGTTCCAGTACGGCCAGTTCACCGCGTTTGACGCCTCGATGACGCAGCGTGCGCTGATCGCCTATTCCGTCGGCCTGCTGGGCATTATCGTGATCAAGGTGCTGGCCCCCGGCTTTTATGCTCAACAAAACATTCGTACGCCGGTAAAGATCGCGATCTTCACCCTGGTGGTTACGCAGCTGCTCAACCTGGCGTTTATCGGTCCGCTGAAGCATGCGGGGCTGGCGCTGGCAATCAGTGTGGGTGCCTGCATTAATGCCGGGCTGCTGTTTTATCAGCTACGCAAACAGAAAATGTTCCAGCCTCAGGCAGGCTGGGGTTCGTTTGGGCTCAAGTTGGTGGTGGCGGTGGGCACGATGGCCGCAGTGCTACTGGGGCTGATGCACTTCATGCCTGCCTGGGATCAGGGCCATATGCTGGAGCGCTTCATGCGCCTCGGTGCATTGGTGGTCGCTGGCGTGGTGGTGTACTTCGGCATGTTGCTGCTGATGGGCTTCCGTTTACGGGATTTCAATCGCAAGTCGCTGAGCTAG